Genomic segment of Glutamicibacter sp. JL.03c:
GTGGCTAGACTTGCCAGCACCATGCGGTGGTGCGGTGGAAGGTGCTGCGCGGGGTTCCCAGCTCGGTGATGCTTTGCTTTCCGGTGGCCCATCGGTGGAAGCCGGTGAACTGTTTCTTCGCGGTGATATCAGGACGGGTAACGGTGCTGGAGGCGCCGCAGTTCTTGCAGCGCCAGCGGGTGCGTCCAGCGCCTGTTTTGCCGTTCTTGACGAGCTTGTTTCCGCATACATCACAACGGGGTTGATTTGCAATTGTTGCCACGGTACATGCTTTCAAAGCATGTGTTCGTGGTGTTGTTCCTAGTGGTTACGCGTTTTTGGGGAGTTTCGTACACACTTTTTGGGACTTAACCCGAATTAGCGGCTACGCCCACCCCAACCAGCCCGAGCATAAAGACCTTCCTCAGCAATAGAAGCAGTGCCATAAACCTGGGTTATGTCCCAAAAAGTGTGTACAGATGACGCGCCGAGGTAGGTTCATCGACGCCCTCCCCACCCTTTTTGGATGCCATTCCCGTCTTCCCAGCTGAAATGCTGGTCGTAAAGCGCTGGCCCGATCGATTCCTCCGGCAGGGGTTTCGGCTTCGGATTGTCGGCCCAGTGATGATGTTGCACGAACGACCATGGATCCTTCGGATTCTCGGCGTATTGATACAAATGCCAGCGCACGAGCGCCATGGAATGCTGCGGCGTCAAACCACGATGCAGCCGCAGCTGTTCCTTGATGCCGGCGTTGATGCCGCCTTCCAAGGGGCTGGTGGTCTTGGGCAGCAGCTCGCCGGGCTGGGCGAGGTCCAACCATGGAAACAGGTGGTCTTTCGTGAGCAGGAAGTGCAATAGCCGCTCAGCGCGACGCAGCCCGATATGCGTGTACCACCAGGTCTGGTGCGGCTTGACCCGGGTGGGCCTGGCAGCGGTGTTGTCCTTCGCGTAGGTGCGTTCCTTGAGCGTGACTGCGTGCATGGACTGCCACTGATAGAACTGCTCTGTCCAATTCGCTGCTTCGCTTTTCGTGCTGACTTTCATCAGTGCCCTTGTGAGAGCCAGCAGCTGTTGGCCTGGGACGGTGCGTGGATTCAGGGTCAGGTGCTTGATGATGCTCTGACGGATATGGAAGAAGCAACGCTGGATCTTGGTGTCGGGCCAGAGCGCGGTGAGCACGGATTCCAGGGCGCCGTTGCCGTCGATGACCGCGATCTGCGGCGGGGTCATGCGCTGGAGGAGGCGGGTCCACGACGCGGTCTTTTCGCGGTCGCAGAATTGCCAGTCGATGATGTGTTTACCGTTGAACGCGGTCAATGCGCAGTAGCCGTTGAAGTAGGTGCCATCGAGCATGAGGTACCGGTGCTGCTCGCCGGTTCGCTCCAGGCGTGGCTAGACTTGCCAGCACCATGCGGTGGTGCGGTGGAAGGTGCTGCGCGGGGTTCCCAGCTCGGTGATGCTTTGCTTTCCGGTGGCCCATCGGTGGAAGCCGGTGAACTGTTTCTTCGCGGTGATATCAGGACGGGTAACGGTGCTGGAGGCGCCGCAGTTCTTGCAGCGCCAGCGGGTGCGTCCAGCGCCTGTTTTGCCGTTCTTGACGAGCTTGTTTCCGCATACATCACAACGGGGTTGATTTGCAATTGTTGCCACGGTACATGCTTTCAAAGCATGTGTTCGTGGTGTTGTTCCTAGTGGTTACGCGTTTTTGGGGAGTTTCGTACACACTTTTTGGGACTTAACCCATAAACCTCAGGACCAATCACGTCCGGAACAGGTTTCCTGGCCGCCTCCCGTTCCTTCAGCAGGACCTCTGATTCCTTGATGATCAAAGGCAGCTTCGGACGTTCCAACGAATCCGCGTGTGTCCAGCAAAACCATTCACACGCACGCCGGCGATGCTCAATGGGCATGCCACGGTGGAGCCTGATCATCTCCCTGATCCCGGAATTAATCGCTCCTTCAATCATGTTCGTTGTCGTACTGACACCAAGACCAATGAGCTCCGGCTTCAGATACGTGAACAGATGGCCACGCTTCAAAACAGAGTTCATCGCGTTATAGGCCTTGAGCAATCGCTCGTGGGTCGGCCAGGACTTCCGGGACTGACTGATGCCTCTGGGCCAAGGCCCAGCCCAGTCTTTGGCGTAGGTGCGCTCATCGAGCAGATGCTGATACTTTGACTGCCATTCAGCTAAGGCAGCCGCCCAACGGGCGGCTTCGTCCTGGTCTTTGATCCTGGTTAGTTGCAAGCTCAAATGCCGTAGCGACTTGCCTGCTTCCATTCGTGGCTTCAGGGTGAGGTACGTGCGTATGCTGCGTTGGATATGCACTAGGCAGCGTTGGACTTCCACTCCGGGCCAGAGCGTTGTCAATGCTTTGAGCAGTCCTGAGCCACCGTCGGTGACAACGACTTTCGGTTGTGGGAAGTGTTTGAGTAGCGCAATCCATGCAGCTGATTTTTCGTGGTCGCACCATTGCCAGCCGATGACTTTGCCGCCCGCGATAGCGATGAGCAGGCACCAGCCTGGGCGCAGATAGATCCCGTCGACCTGGATCTCGTCAAAGACCTCGCCGGTCTGGTTCAGGTACGGATACACGTTCCAGCACCACTGGGTTTGGTAGCGGAAGGTTCTGCCAGTGCCGCCAGCGTGGTCGGCTTGGGTTTGCTTGCTCAGCAGCCAGTTGACGAAGCCGATGAGGACGTTGCGTTGGGTTGTATCTGGTCGTTGATGTGTGGTCGAGGCATTGCAGCTAATGCATCGCCATCGTTGCTTGCCGTTGCGTTTCCCGTTCTTCTTTTGAGGACTTTGGCAGATACTACATAGGTGGGTGTTTTTTCTATTAAGGGTCACACCTATGGGAACGAAATCCATGCTTAACTTGATTCTGCCCCGGAGTGCCGGGGCAGAATCAGGTTTTCAGACACCACTTATTGCCTATAGGCCTGCGCCAATTTGGGTTTAAGTCCCAAAAAGTGTGTACGAAACTCCCCAAAAACGCGTAACCACTAGGAACAACACCACGAACACATGCTTTGAAAGCATGTACCGTGGCAACAATTGCAAATCAACCCCGTTGTGATGTATGCGGAAACAAGCTCGTCAAGAACGGCAAAACAGGCGCTGGACGCACCCGCTGGCGCTGCAAGAACTGCGGCGCCTCCAGCACCGTTACCCGTCCTGATATCACCGCGAAGAAACAGTTCACCGGCTTCCACCGATGGGCCACCGGAAAGCAAAGCATCACCGAGCTGGGAACCCCGCGCAGCACCTTCCACCGCACCACCGCATGGTGCTGGCAAGTCTAGCCACGCCTGGAGCGAACCGGCGAGCAGCACCGGTACCTCATGCTCGATGGCACCTACTTCAACGGCTACTGCGCATTGACCGCGTTCAACGGTAAACACATCATCGACTGGCAATTCTGCGACCGCGAAAAGACCGCGTCGTGGACCCGCCTCCTCCAGCGCATGACCCCGCCGCAGATCGCGGTCATCGACGGCAACGGCGCCCTGGAATCCGTGCTCACCGCGCTCTGGCCCGACACCAAGATCCAGCGTTGCTTCTTCCATATCCGTCAGAGCATCATCAAGCACCTGACCCTGAATCCACGCACCGTCCCAGGCCAACAGCTGCTGGCTCTCACAAGGGCACTGATGAAAGTCAGCACGAAAAGCGAAGCAGCGAATTGGACAGAGCAGTTCTATCAGTGGCAGTCCATGCACGCAGTCACGCTCAAGGAACGCACCTACGCGAAGGACAACACCGCTGCCAGGCCCACCCGGGTCAAGCCGCACCAGACCTGGTGGTACACGCATATCGGGCTGCGTCGCGCTGAGCGGCTATTGCACTTCCTGCTCACGAAAGACCACCTGTTTCCATGGTTGGACCTCGCCCAGCCCGGCGAGCTGCTGCCCAAGACCACCAGCCCCTTGGAAGGCGGCATCAACGCCGGCATCAAGGAACAGCTGCGGCTGCATCGTGGTTTGACGCCGCAGCATTCCATGGCGCTCGTGCGCTGGCATTTGTATCAATACGCCGAGAATCCGAAGGATCCATGGTCGTTCGTGCAACATCATCACTGGGCCGACAATCCGAAGCCGAAACCCCTGCCGGAGGAATCGATCGGGCCAGCGCTTTACGA
This window contains:
- a CDS encoding transposase — protein: MLDGTYFNGYCALTAFNGKHIIDWQFCDREKTASWTRLLQRMTPPQIAVIDGNGALESVLTALWPDTKIQRCFFHIRQSIIKHLTLNPRTVPGQQLLALTRALMKVSTKSEAANWTEQFYQWQSMHAVTLKERTYAKDNTAARPTRVKPHQTWWYTHIGLRRAERLLHFLLTKDHLFPWLDLAQPGELLPKTTSPLEGGINAGIKEQLRLHRGLTPQHSMALVRWHLYQYAENPKDPWSFVQHHHWADNPKPKPLPEESIGPALYDQHFSWEDGNGIQKGWGGRR
- a CDS encoding transposase — protein: MLDGTYFNGYCALTAFNGKHIIDWQFCDREKTASWTRLLQRMTPPQIAVIDGNGALESVLTALWPDTKIQRCFFHIRQSIIKHLTLNPRTVPGQQLLALTRALMKVSTKSEAANWTEQFYQWQSMHAVTLKERTYAKDNTAARPTRVKPHQTWWYTHIGLRRAERLLHFLLTKDHLFPWLDLAQPGELLPKTTSPLEGGINAGIKEQLRLHRGLTPQHSMALVRWHLYQYAENPKDPWSFVQHHHWADNPKPKPLPEESIGPALYDQHFSWEDGNGIQKGWGGRR